The Neurospora crassa OR74A linkage group I, whole genome shotgun sequence genome segment CCCAGCACGGCTGGCTCGCACTAGACTGAGCGGGGATCGGGGGAATCTCAGGCCTTCTCCCTAAAGCCAAAGTCCCTTTGCCTTCAACCCAGCGACACTCCTTCGAACCTGCCTGCCTCCCAATCTTATCACGTCACAGCCAGCAAAGCAAAACCACCGTAGTCTTCCGGTTAacctattttttttctccctctctttccgctttctcctcttccattCCCAATTTGCAACAGTAGCGATCTTTTCCGCGCCCTATACCCAACCCAATCAACACCATGGCCAACGAAGTAAGTCAGCTCCAGCCGCACGCCGTCAACGCCGGCCTTCGGGCGCAGACGGCCTATTCCCCCATTTCTCGACACCGCCTTCCCCTTGGCGCCGGCCATGGCCAGCAGGATCGCTATGCTTCCGGCAAGGTGCAACACATATGCTAACGTTTGCCTTGTTCTTGGTGTAGCGCGAGAGGTGTGTGTGATTCCGCTGCCTGCTGCCCGCTGTTCGCGCGGGCTTCGGCATCGGTGTATCTGACCCCACTGGCGGCCTGCGTACTGACGACACGGTGAAATCAACAGCAAGACTTTCCTCGCCCGCCTCTGCGAGCAGGCTGAGCGTTACGATGAGATGGTCACCTTCATGAAGGAGGTTGCCAAGCTCGGTGGTGAGCTCACCGTTGACGAGCgcaacctcctcttccgttgCCTACAAGAACGTCGTCGGCACCCGCCGCGCCAGCTGGCgcatcatctcctccattgagcagaaggaggagtccAAGGGCTCCGACAAGCAcgtcgccatcatcaaggagTACAGGCAAAAGATTGAGACTGAGCTTGAGACCGTCTGCAAGGATGTCCTCGAGGTCCTCGACGAGGCCCTCATTCCCCACGCCGCCACTGGCGAGTCCAAGGTCTTCTACCACAAGATGTATGTATTTCAGGCCAAACCCCTGGCCTTGGCGATAGCTGACCGGTATCCAAAAACAGGAAGGGTGACTACCACCGTTATCTTGCCGAGTTTGCTTCCGGCGAGAAGCGCAAGAACGCTGCGACTGCGGCTCACGAGGCTTACAAGGTACGAGCTTCTGAAAATTCGCGCGATTTGCTACCAATGCGCTTTTGCTAACTGGGGGTTTCACTGCCATGCAGAACGCCACCGATGTTGCTCAGACTGAGCTCACTCCCACCCACCCTATCCGCCTGGGTCTCGCCCTCAACTTCTCCGTTTTCTACTACGAGATTCTTAACTCCCCTGACCGCGCCTGCCACCTCGCTAAGCAGGCTTTCGATGATGCCATTGCCGAGCTCGACTCGCTGTCCGAGGAGTCTTACCGCGACAGCACCCTTATCATGCAGCTCCTCAGGGATAACCTCACTCTCTGGACCTCGTCCGACAATGGCGAGCCTGAGGCCGCCGCTGAGGCCcccaaggccgaggagaaggct includes the following:
- the nfh-1 gene encoding DNA damage checkpoint protein rad24, variant, with translation MVTFMKENVVGTRRASWRIISSIEQKEESKGSDKHVAIIKEYRQKIETELETVCKDVLEVLDEALIPHAATGESKVFYHKMKGDYHRYLAEFASGEKRKNAATAAHEAYKNATDVAQTELTPTHPIRLGLALNFSVFYYEILNSPDRACHLAKQAFDDAIAELDSLSEESYRDSTLIMQLLRDNLTLWTSSDNGEPEAAAEAPKAEEKAEEKAEAAEEKAPEEQ